A part of Melittangium boletus DSM 14713 genomic DNA contains:
- a CDS encoding sigma-54-dependent transcriptional regulator, with product MSSSPTTPAPKRAKVLVVDDDQIVLKAVSTILTREGYQVVSIDDAVEGLTAAKDPSIDVAVLDIKMPNLSGMDLLRGIKAARSDVEVIMMTAFATVETAVEAVKAGAYDYLTKPFENIDEVSMTVAKAAERKALRDRARALEEALSARNQFEDLVGQSSQMRAVFKLVETVSHSTATVLIQGESGTGKELVARAIHYRSARKDKPFIAVNCSALTDTLLDAELFGHVKGSFTGATYNKKGFFEAADGGTIFLDEIGDVPPATQVRLLRVLQEGEVKRVGANEPVKVDVRVIAATHVDLSRAKEEGKFREDLFYRLNVITIDLPPLRERPEDVPLLTHHFLKLYTAKAGKRVTGFTPRALEALTCNRWTGNVRELENVIERAVVLTSKEVLDTDDLPPGFQEAPQAGAQVEVFSLAHLPYAQAKRLAMRAFERRYLTALLEKHNHNVSSAARAAGVDRSNFRRLLKQYEVAGRSMKRSKDGDDDDALDAAS from the coding sequence GTGAGTTCGTCACCCACCACCCCCGCTCCCAAGCGCGCCAAGGTCCTGGTCGTGGATGACGATCAGATCGTCCTCAAGGCCGTGAGCACCATCCTCACCCGCGAGGGCTACCAGGTCGTCTCCATCGACGACGCCGTGGAGGGGCTGACCGCCGCGAAGGATCCGTCCATCGACGTGGCCGTGCTCGACATCAAGATGCCGAACCTGTCGGGCATGGACCTCTTGCGCGGCATCAAGGCGGCGCGCTCGGACGTGGAGGTCATCATGATGACCGCCTTCGCCACCGTGGAGACGGCGGTGGAGGCGGTGAAGGCCGGCGCGTACGACTACCTCACCAAGCCCTTCGAGAACATCGACGAAGTGAGCATGACGGTGGCCAAGGCCGCCGAGCGCAAGGCCCTGCGCGACCGGGCCCGCGCGCTGGAGGAAGCGCTCAGCGCGCGCAACCAGTTCGAGGACCTAGTGGGCCAGTCCTCGCAGATGCGCGCCGTGTTCAAGCTGGTGGAGACGGTGAGCCACTCCACGGCCACCGTCCTCATCCAGGGCGAGAGCGGCACGGGCAAGGAGCTCGTCGCGCGCGCCATCCACTACCGCAGCGCGCGCAAGGACAAGCCCTTCATCGCGGTGAATTGCTCGGCCCTGACGGACACGCTGCTGGACGCGGAGCTGTTTGGCCACGTGAAGGGCAGCTTCACCGGCGCCACGTACAACAAGAAGGGCTTCTTCGAGGCGGCCGACGGCGGCACCATCTTCCTCGACGAGATTGGCGACGTGCCGCCCGCCACCCAGGTGCGCCTCTTGCGCGTGCTGCAGGAGGGCGAGGTCAAGCGCGTGGGCGCCAACGAGCCGGTGAAGGTGGACGTGCGCGTCATCGCCGCCACGCACGTGGACCTGAGCCGCGCCAAGGAAGAGGGCAAGTTCCGCGAGGATCTCTTCTACCGGCTCAACGTCATCACCATCGACCTGCCGCCCCTGCGCGAGCGCCCCGAGGACGTGCCGCTGCTCACGCACCACTTCCTCAAGCTCTACACGGCCAAGGCGGGCAAGCGCGTGACGGGCTTCACCCCGCGCGCCCTGGAGGCGCTCACCTGCAACCGGTGGACGGGCAACGTGCGCGAGCTGGAGAACGTCATCGAGCGCGCCGTGGTGCTCACCTCCAAGGAGGTGCTGGACACGGATGACCTGCCACCCGGCTTCCAGGAGGCGCCCCAGGCCGGGGCCCAGGTGGAGGTGTTCAGCCTCGCGCACCTGCCCTACGCCCAGGCCAAGCGCCTGGCCATGCGGGCCTTCGAGCGGCGCTACCTCACCGCGCTGCTCGAGAAGCACAACCACAACGTCTCCAGCGCCGCGCGCGCCGCCGGGGTGGACCGCTCCAACTTCCGCCGCCTGCTCAAGCAGTACGAGGTGGCCGGCCGCTCCATGAAGCGCTCCAAGGACGGCGACGACGACGACGCCCTGGACGCGGCCTCCTAG
- a CDS encoding replication-associated recombination protein A yields the protein MDLFDHASRKDEATLAPLAERMRPSRLEEFVGQEHLTGEGRFLRRAIQQDLVPSLILWGPPGTGKTTLAHLIAHSTGAAFESLSAVLSGVKEIRETVARAQERWKMRRQRTLLFVDEIHRFNKGQQDALLPHVEKGTVTLIGATTENPSFELNAALLSRARVVTLRGLEEEELVALLRRAVADPKGLGGKVQVDDEALAFIVQACGGDARKALTALEAAAAHGGTRVDKATAEEALQHKALLYDKGGEEHYAVVSAFIKSMRGSDVDAALYWMTRMLEAGEDPVFIFRRMVIFASEDVGNADPRALGVAVDALRAFELMGLPEGTLPLTQAVTYLALAPKSNAVLTAYAAARAAVTERGALPVPPHLRNAHTKLTKSLGYGAGYKYPHNFEGNYVPEEYLPQVLQGQRFYTPTRNGFERELAERYEEIRRQVEGRSREPGEEG from the coding sequence ATGGACCTCTTCGACCACGCCAGCCGCAAGGACGAGGCCACCCTGGCCCCCCTCGCCGAGCGCATGCGCCCCTCCAGGCTGGAGGAATTCGTCGGCCAGGAGCACCTGACGGGGGAGGGACGCTTCCTGCGCCGGGCCATCCAGCAGGACCTGGTCCCCTCGCTCATCCTCTGGGGCCCTCCGGGCACGGGCAAGACGACGCTCGCCCACCTCATCGCCCACTCCACGGGCGCCGCCTTCGAGTCCCTGTCCGCGGTGCTCTCCGGCGTGAAGGAGATCCGCGAGACGGTGGCGCGGGCCCAGGAGCGCTGGAAGATGCGCCGCCAGCGCACCCTGCTCTTCGTGGATGAGATCCACCGCTTCAACAAGGGCCAGCAGGACGCGCTCCTGCCCCACGTGGAGAAGGGCACCGTCACCCTCATCGGGGCCACCACGGAGAACCCGTCCTTCGAGCTGAACGCCGCGCTCCTGTCGCGCGCGCGCGTCGTCACCCTGCGCGGGCTGGAGGAAGAGGAACTGGTGGCGCTCTTGCGCCGGGCGGTGGCGGACCCCAAGGGCCTCGGGGGCAAGGTCCAGGTGGACGACGAGGCCCTCGCCTTCATCGTCCAGGCCTGCGGGGGGGATGCGCGCAAGGCGCTCACGGCGCTGGAGGCGGCGGCGGCGCACGGCGGCACCCGGGTGGACAAAGCCACGGCCGAGGAGGCCCTGCAGCACAAGGCGCTGCTCTACGACAAGGGAGGCGAGGAGCACTACGCCGTCGTCAGCGCCTTCATCAAGTCCATGCGGGGCTCGGACGTGGACGCGGCGCTCTACTGGATGACGCGCATGCTGGAGGCGGGGGAAGATCCCGTCTTCATCTTCCGGCGCATGGTCATCTTCGCGTCGGAGGACGTGGGCAACGCGGACCCGAGGGCCCTGGGCGTGGCGGTGGACGCGCTCCGGGCCTTCGAGCTGATGGGCCTGCCCGAGGGCACCCTGCCCCTCACCCAGGCGGTGACGTACCTGGCGCTCGCCCCCAAATCCAACGCGGTCCTCACCGCGTACGCCGCGGCGCGCGCCGCCGTCACCGAGCGGGGCGCGCTGCCCGTGCCGCCCCACCTGCGCAACGCCCACACGAAGCTGACGAAGTCGCTCGGCTACGGCGCGGGCTACAAGTACCCGCACAACTTCGAGGGCAACTACGTCCCCGAGGAATACCTGCCCCAGGTGCTCCAGGGGCAGCGCTTCTACACACCCACGCGCAACGGCTTCGAGCGGGAGCTGGCCGAGCGCTACGAGGAGATCCGCCGCCAGGTGGAGGGCCGCTCACGCGAGCCCGGCGAAGAGGGCTAG
- a CDS encoding NAD(+)/NADH kinase has translation MQTLVLVAKKDKPEAAELAARIRERYPSLEVLGDRLLAHTLGWPRVEDRELAHRAELVVVLGGDGTLIHAARLLEGRAVPILGVNLGTLGFLTEIPADGLFPALEEVLAGRFKMESRMKLTCRLVRDGKVLVHDEVLNDIVINKGALARVADHEVSIEGIPVAKYKADGVILATPTGSTAYSLSAGGPIVHPSVDCTVLTPICSHALTHRSTIVPADRTIRVTLCSETADTFLTLDGQTGHSLQCGDSIEVVRSPHRVQLVRDPGVGYFSILRKKLHWGER, from the coding sequence GTGCAGACCCTGGTTCTCGTCGCGAAGAAGGACAAGCCCGAGGCGGCGGAGTTGGCCGCGCGGATCCGTGAACGCTACCCCTCCTTGGAGGTGCTGGGCGATCGGCTGCTGGCCCATACGCTCGGCTGGCCGCGTGTGGAGGACCGGGAGCTGGCGCACCGGGCGGAGCTGGTGGTGGTGCTCGGCGGGGATGGCACGCTCATCCACGCGGCGCGGCTGCTCGAGGGGCGCGCCGTGCCCATCCTCGGGGTGAACCTGGGCACGCTGGGCTTCCTGACGGAGATCCCCGCCGACGGGCTCTTCCCCGCCCTGGAAGAAGTGCTCGCCGGGCGCTTCAAGATGGAGTCGCGCATGAAGCTGACGTGCCGCCTGGTGCGCGACGGCAAGGTGCTGGTGCACGACGAAGTGCTCAACGACATCGTCATCAACAAGGGGGCGCTCGCGCGCGTGGCGGACCACGAGGTGTCCATCGAGGGCATCCCCGTCGCCAAGTACAAGGCGGATGGCGTCATCCTCGCCACGCCCACGGGCTCCACGGCCTACTCGCTGTCCGCGGGCGGGCCCATCGTCCACCCCTCGGTGGACTGCACGGTGCTCACGCCCATCTGCTCGCACGCGCTCACGCACCGCTCCACCATCGTCCCGGCGGACCGCACCATCCGCGTCACCCTGTGCAGCGAGACGGCGGATACCTTCCTCACCCTGGATGGGCAGACGGGCCACAGCCTGCAGTGTGGCGACAGCATCGAGGTGGTGCGCTCACCCCACCGCGTGCAGCTCGTGAGGGACCCCGGCGTGGGCTACTTCTCCATCCTCCGCAAGAAGCTGCACTGGGGCGAGCGGTAG
- a CDS encoding YdcF family protein: MFVFLSKVLDLLLAPLTWGLLLVAAGGILRRRRARLSTGLQVLGWLVLYVPSTEPMANLLQRWVEAGAESSYQADTVYDAVIVLGGMVDADASERSGLPEYTPAVERILRGYELLRAGRARRVLISGGTLDTRAGALVEADILGRQLELWGVEPERIVREARSRNTRENALESERLIRERGWKRLLLVTSAAHMPRALGTFEAVGLHPDTLVVDVRAHGWYPHTGWWQPRASNLSASSDALRELFGRFVYQLRGWA; the protein is encoded by the coding sequence ATGTTCGTCTTCCTGTCGAAAGTGTTGGACCTGTTGCTCGCGCCGCTCACCTGGGGACTCCTGCTGGTGGCGGCGGGCGGCATCCTGCGCCGGAGGCGGGCGCGGCTGTCCACGGGACTGCAAGTGCTCGGCTGGCTGGTGCTCTACGTGCCCTCCACGGAGCCCATGGCCAACCTGTTGCAACGCTGGGTGGAGGCGGGCGCGGAGTCCAGCTACCAGGCGGACACCGTCTATGACGCCGTCATCGTGCTGGGCGGCATGGTGGACGCGGATGCCTCGGAGCGCTCGGGGCTTCCCGAGTACACGCCCGCCGTGGAGCGCATCCTCCGGGGCTACGAGCTGCTGCGGGCCGGGCGCGCGCGGCGGGTGCTGATCTCGGGCGGCACGCTGGACACGCGCGCCGGGGCGTTGGTGGAGGCGGACATCCTGGGACGCCAGTTGGAGTTGTGGGGGGTGGAACCCGAGCGCATCGTCCGCGAGGCGCGCAGCCGCAATACCCGGGAGAACGCCCTGGAGTCCGAACGGCTCATCCGCGAGCGGGGCTGGAAGCGGCTGCTCCTGGTGACGAGCGCGGCGCACATGCCCCGGGCCCTGGGGACCTTCGAGGCGGTGGGTCTGCACCCGGACACGCTCGTGGTGGATGTGCGCGCGCACGGCTGGTACCCGCATACGGGCTGGTGGCAGCCCCGGGCCTCCAACCTGTCGGCCAGCTCGGACGCGCTGCGCGAGCTGTTCGGCCGCTTCGTCTACCAGCTGCGGGGGTGGGCGTAG
- a CDS encoding bifunctional metallophosphatase/5'-nucleotidase, which produces MSSPFRSLSHLAPFLAALFLGGCAVLTGSTSTSTASASANADSESAEDDEPTVTLTLLHVNDVYQFTPVDFGARGGLARLSTLRKKILAESPNTLFLMAGDTLGPSVESTVHKGKQMIDAWNALGVDFAVLGNHEFDFGPDVLRQRIKESRFTWLGANVMDKETRRPFGDTPPFVIREVGGVKVGIFGVLLGKTKYSSKPGPNVYFTDTCQKARELVPQMKAQGAQVIIGLTHLFVAEDKVLARCAPIDLIIGGHEHILMQAVSNGTPIVKMSSEARELGRVTLHVGTRSGKLKSMDFDVTPVTPDVPEDAAFASAMRPYDAMMAELSEPVGRTHVPLDAIEDNNRTQETNLGSFIADAYRQAAGAEVALINGGAIRSDSVMRPGPLTRRDVLAIHPFPDSVVSIEVTGAVLQQALENGVSRSAEEAGPGRFPQVSGISYAFDVCRPSGERILRVRVNGEPLDFHRTYTLATNSFLSGGGDGYTMFKGAKYRLRPKQGPTTQDVLRSAFAARPIDVTTDGRIERLHAGTPDLTTNNDGILDCPTMPAQASH; this is translated from the coding sequence ATGTCCTCTCCGTTCCGCTCCCTCAGTCACCTCGCCCCGTTCCTGGCCGCCCTGTTCCTGGGGGGCTGCGCCGTCCTGACGGGAAGCACGTCCACGTCCACCGCATCGGCCTCGGCGAACGCGGACTCCGAATCCGCGGAGGATGACGAGCCCACCGTCACCCTCACGCTGCTGCACGTCAACGACGTGTACCAGTTCACGCCGGTGGACTTCGGGGCCCGGGGCGGCCTGGCGCGGCTGTCCACGCTGCGCAAGAAGATCCTGGCCGAGTCGCCCAACACGCTGTTCCTCATGGCCGGTGACACGCTGGGGCCCTCGGTGGAGTCCACCGTCCACAAGGGCAAGCAGATGATCGATGCGTGGAACGCGCTGGGCGTGGACTTCGCGGTGCTCGGCAACCACGAGTTCGACTTCGGGCCGGACGTGCTGCGCCAGCGCATCAAGGAGTCGCGCTTCACGTGGCTGGGCGCCAACGTCATGGACAAGGAGACGCGCCGGCCCTTCGGGGACACGCCGCCCTTCGTCATCCGCGAGGTGGGCGGCGTGAAGGTGGGCATCTTCGGCGTGCTGCTGGGCAAGACGAAGTACAGCTCCAAGCCCGGCCCCAACGTGTACTTCACCGACACGTGCCAGAAGGCGCGCGAGCTGGTGCCGCAGATGAAGGCCCAGGGCGCCCAGGTCATCATCGGGCTCACGCACCTGTTCGTCGCCGAGGACAAGGTGCTCGCCCGCTGCGCGCCCATCGATCTCATCATCGGTGGCCACGAGCACATCCTGATGCAGGCGGTGTCCAACGGCACCCCCATCGTGAAGATGTCCTCCGAGGCGCGGGAGCTCGGCCGGGTCACCCTGCACGTGGGCACCCGGAGCGGCAAGCTCAAGAGCATGGACTTCGACGTGACGCCCGTGACGCCCGACGTCCCCGAGGACGCGGCCTTCGCCTCCGCCATGCGGCCCTACGACGCGATGATGGCCGAGCTGTCCGAGCCCGTGGGCCGCACCCACGTGCCGCTGGACGCCATCGAGGACAACAACCGCACCCAGGAGACGAACCTGGGCTCCTTCATCGCGGACGCCTACCGCCAGGCGGCCGGGGCGGAGGTGGCCCTCATCAATGGAGGCGCCATCCGCTCGGACTCGGTGATGAGGCCCGGTCCCCTCACCCGCCGGGACGTGCTGGCCATCCACCCCTTCCCCGACTCGGTGGTGAGCATCGAGGTGACGGGCGCGGTGCTCCAGCAGGCGCTCGAGAACGGCGTCAGCCGCAGCGCCGAGGAGGCGGGTCCCGGCCGCTTCCCCCAGGTCTCCGGCATCTCCTACGCCTTCGACGTGTGCCGTCCCTCGGGGGAGCGGATCCTCCGCGTGCGCGTGAATGGCGAGCCGTTGGATTTCCATCGCACGTACACGCTCGCCACCAACTCGTTCCTGTCCGGCGGCGGCGACGGGTACACCATGTTCAAGGGCGCGAAGTACCGCCTGCGGCCCAAGCAGGGGCCCACCACGCAGGACGTGCTGCGCTCGGCCTTCGCGGCCCGTCCCATCGACGTGACCACGGACGGCCGCATCGAGCGGCTGCACGCGGGCACGCCCGACCTGACGACGAACAACGACGGGATCCTCGACTGCCCCACGATGCCCGCCCAGGCCTCGCACTGA
- a CDS encoding MBL fold metallo-hydrolase, which produces MSLSFVTLGVGDAFSALYYSSCLALEAEGQVLLVDCPHPIRKMMREASLSSGVPLDADRVSGLVLTHLHADHSSGVEGLGYFSFFVLKRKLRLLAHPRVTERLWEGHLAAGMEDLIRTPGGEPQRHGLDDYFEPLALSTETAVRFGPFSIECRRTYHHVPTTALRIRAGGRCLGYSADTAYDEGLIAWLSEADLVVHETNHGVHTPYEKLAALPSATRAKMRLIHYPDAFDVGASHIEPLVQGRRYEV; this is translated from the coding sequence ATGAGCCTGTCCTTCGTCACCCTCGGCGTGGGCGATGCCTTCTCCGCCCTGTACTACTCCTCGTGCCTGGCGCTCGAAGCGGAGGGGCAGGTGCTGCTCGTGGACTGCCCGCACCCCATCCGCAAGATGATGCGCGAGGCCAGCCTCTCCTCCGGAGTGCCGCTCGACGCGGACCGGGTGTCGGGACTCGTGCTCACCCACCTGCACGCCGACCACAGCTCGGGCGTGGAAGGGCTCGGCTACTTCTCCTTCTTCGTCCTCAAGCGCAAGCTGCGGCTGCTCGCCCATCCGCGAGTGACGGAGCGGTTGTGGGAGGGCCACCTCGCGGCGGGCATGGAGGACCTCATCCGCACCCCGGGCGGAGAGCCCCAGCGCCATGGCCTGGACGATTACTTCGAGCCCCTCGCCCTCTCCACCGAGACGGCCGTGCGCTTCGGCCCGTTCTCCATCGAGTGCCGCCGCACCTACCACCACGTGCCCACCACCGCCCTGCGCATCCGCGCCGGAGGCCGATGCCTGGGCTACAGCGCGGACACCGCCTACGACGAGGGCCTCATCGCCTGGCTGTCCGAGGCGGATCTCGTGGTGCACGAGACGAACCACGGGGTGCACACGCCCTACGAGAAGCTCGCCGCCCTGCCCTCGGCCACGCGGGCGAAGATGCGGCTCATCCACTACCCGGATGCGTTCGACGTCGGGGCGAGCCACATCGAACCGCTCGTCCAGGGCCGCCGTTACGAAGTGTGA
- the coaD gene encoding pantetheine-phosphate adenylyltransferase produces the protein MTIAVYAGSFDPVTAGHLSILRQAARLFGHVVVVVAVNPDKHTLLTVAERVELLREVVAHHPNVTVASTDGLIVEYARRIGASVLLRGVRGATDAQFETTLAQANRALAPELSTLFLPAESHLAEVSSSRLKEKLARGEDVSDFCPPAVVARLRQRLPPSPSPWSSR, from the coding sequence ATGACCATCGCCGTCTACGCGGGCAGCTTCGATCCGGTGACCGCCGGGCACCTGTCTATCCTCCGCCAGGCGGCGCGCCTCTTCGGCCATGTCGTGGTGGTGGTGGCCGTCAATCCCGACAAGCACACGCTGCTCACGGTGGCCGAGCGCGTGGAGCTGCTGCGCGAGGTGGTGGCGCACCACCCCAACGTCACCGTGGCCAGCACCGACGGACTCATCGTGGAGTACGCGCGCCGCATCGGCGCGAGCGTGCTCCTGCGCGGGGTGCGCGGCGCCACGGATGCCCAGTTCGAGACGACGCTCGCTCAGGCCAACCGCGCGCTCGCCCCCGAGCTGTCCACGCTCTTCCTGCCCGCCGAGTCCCACCTCGCCGAGGTGAGCAGCAGCCGGCTCAAGGAAAAGCTGGCGCGCGGCGAGGACGTGTCGGACTTCTGCCCTCCCGCCGTGGTGGCGCGACTGCGCCAACGCCTCCCGCCGTCTCCCTCCCCCTGGAGCTCCCGATGA
- a CDS encoding TetR/AcrR family transcriptional regulator encodes MARPSNTEERRQQIVQGLLSVMAERGYERASIAEIAKAAGLSPGLVHYHFTQKQEVLLALVEQLAARSGERVRARLERSKGGARAQVDAFLDAFLATGEDADPDAVAAWVTISAEAVRQPEVRAAYEKVVRADLAQLEELVGAVIGRRRARAVAAGLFAAVQGYFVLAAASPELIPAGSASSTVKRMAAGLLDAEPASEGTS; translated from the coding sequence GTGGCCCGTCCATCGAACACGGAGGAGCGGCGTCAGCAGATCGTCCAGGGGCTGCTGAGCGTCATGGCCGAGCGGGGCTATGAGCGGGCATCCATCGCGGAGATCGCCAAGGCGGCGGGGCTCAGCCCGGGGCTGGTGCACTACCACTTCACGCAGAAGCAGGAGGTGCTGCTGGCGCTGGTGGAGCAACTGGCGGCGCGCAGCGGGGAGCGGGTGCGCGCGAGGCTGGAGCGAAGCAAGGGGGGAGCGCGGGCCCAGGTGGATGCCTTCCTCGATGCCTTCCTCGCCACGGGAGAGGACGCGGACCCGGACGCGGTGGCGGCCTGGGTGACCATCAGCGCGGAGGCGGTGCGCCAGCCCGAGGTCCGCGCGGCCTACGAGAAGGTGGTGCGCGCGGATCTGGCCCAGTTGGAGGAGCTGGTCGGCGCGGTCATCGGGCGGCGGCGGGCACGGGCGGTGGCGGCGGGCCTCTTCGCCGCGGTGCAGGGCTACTTCGTGCTCGCGGCGGCGTCGCCGGAGCTGATTCCGGCGGGCAGCGCCTCGAGCACGGTGAAACGCATGGCCGCGGGCCTGCTCGACGCGGAGCCCGCCTCGGAGGGGACGTCATGA
- a CDS encoding catalase, translated as MSEPVQEAVHVMEAYTGTEKGYRRAHPRGLVFHATFTPSAEARALTTAEHFQGGPLHTLVRLSNASGSPHAPDRVNDRVGKVLGLAVRFELPSGGHATWAAANIPVFLARTPEEFIQLTTAQRPEGPQRKPKLLRVLGHLVKHLGAIRGLKGVFALKPTPSFAHERFNGIHAYHLRDAAGQRRTIRYRWTPRAGAHPLSEAQAASMPSQYLLDEIHARVARERVEWTLQFQMAQPGDPTDDATRAWPEDRPLVTAGTLVLERPYEDQRESELFVFDPAGVVPGIELSDDPILHFRAKVYRESHLRRSHETKPEPKPADLRQ; from the coding sequence ATGTCCGAGCCCGTTCAAGAAGCCGTTCATGTCATGGAGGCCTACACCGGCACGGAGAAGGGCTACCGCCGGGCCCACCCCCGGGGGCTCGTGTTCCACGCCACGTTCACCCCCTCGGCCGAGGCGCGCGCCCTGACGACGGCCGAGCACTTCCAAGGCGGCCCCCTCCACACGCTCGTGCGGCTGTCGAACGCCTCGGGCAGCCCTCACGCCCCGGACCGGGTGAACGACCGGGTGGGCAAGGTGCTGGGGCTCGCGGTGCGCTTCGAGCTGCCCTCGGGCGGACACGCGACGTGGGCCGCCGCCAACATCCCCGTGTTCCTCGCCCGCACGCCCGAGGAATTCATCCAGCTCACCACCGCGCAGCGTCCCGAGGGCCCCCAGCGCAAACCCAAGCTGCTGCGCGTGCTGGGCCACCTGGTGAAGCACCTGGGGGCGATCCGCGGCCTCAAGGGCGTCTTCGCCCTCAAGCCCACGCCCAGCTTCGCCCATGAGCGCTTCAACGGCATCCATGCCTACCACCTGCGCGACGCCGCCGGGCAGCGCCGGACGATCCGCTACCGTTGGACTCCCCGGGCGGGCGCCCACCCCCTGAGCGAGGCCCAGGCCGCGTCGATGCCCAGCCAGTACCTGCTCGATGAAATCCACGCGCGTGTCGCTCGCGAGCGCGTGGAATGGACGCTCCAGTTCCAGATGGCCCAGCCGGGAGACCCGACCGATGACGCCACCCGGGCCTGGCCCGAGGACCGGCCCCTGGTGACGGCGGGCACGCTGGTGCTCGAGCGCCCGTACGAGGATCAGCGCGAGTCGGAGCTGTTCGTCTTCGACCCCGCGGGCGTCGTGCCCGGCATCGAGCTGTCCGACGACCCCATCCTCCACTTCCGCGCGAAGGTGTACCGCGAGTCCCACCTGCGCCGCTCCCACGAGACGAAGCCCGAGCCCAAGCCGGCCGACCTGCGCCAGTAG
- a CDS encoding adenine phosphoribosyltransferase, producing MREDVKARLRDVPDFPKPGILFKDVTPVLADPHLFRRVVDAMAAPFQGQRIHRVVGVEARGFLLGAPIAMALHAGFVPARKPGKLPWRTRTERYALEYGEDGLQIHEDAMGPEDRVLIVDDLLATGGTAQAASRLVTQLGAQVVGFSFLISLDFLPGRQRLGADKVCALLSY from the coding sequence CTGCGCGAGGACGTGAAGGCGCGTCTTCGGGACGTGCCGGACTTCCCCAAGCCCGGCATCCTCTTCAAGGACGTGACGCCCGTGCTCGCGGACCCCCACCTGTTCCGGCGGGTGGTGGACGCGATGGCGGCGCCCTTCCAGGGCCAGCGCATCCACCGCGTGGTGGGCGTGGAGGCTCGCGGCTTCCTGCTCGGCGCGCCCATCGCCATGGCACTCCACGCGGGCTTCGTCCCGGCACGCAAGCCCGGGAAACTGCCCTGGCGCACGCGCACCGAACGCTACGCCCTCGAGTACGGCGAGGACGGATTGCAGATTCACGAGGACGCCATGGGTCCGGAAGACCGGGTGCTCATCGTGGATGACCTGCTGGCCACGGGCGGCACGGCGCAGGCGGCCTCGCGGCTGGTGACCCAGTTGGGCGCCCAGGTCGTGGGCTTCAGCTTCCTCATCTCGCTCGACTTCCTGCCGGGACGCCAACGGCTCGGCGCCGACAAGGTCTGCGCCCTGCTGTCCTACTGA
- a CDS encoding 2-hydroxyacid dehydrogenase: MERFRPPRVFVTRRLPGDALDRLAARAALRVWPDALPPPRDTLLAEAREADGLITLLTDRVDEDLLAQAPHLRAVSNVAVGHDNIDVAACTARRIPVGNTPGVLTETTADFAFALLMGLARRVAEADAYVRAGHWRTWDPSLLLGTDLHGATLGLVGLGAIGVAVARRARGFGMRVLYVSRRARPDLEAALGLVRVDKGRLLTESDFISLHVPLNEGTRHWLGRAEFAAMKPGALLVNTSRGQVVDQAALVDALASGHLGGAALDVTDPEPLPLDSPLLRLPRVLLAPHIASASHTTRGRMASMAVDNLLAALEGRRPPHCVNPELFA; encoded by the coding sequence ATGGAACGCTTCCGCCCCCCCCGCGTCTTCGTCACGCGACGACTCCCCGGAGATGCCCTCGATCGCCTGGCCGCCAGGGCCGCACTGCGTGTATGGCCCGACGCCCTGCCTCCTCCCCGGGACACGCTCCTGGCCGAGGCCCGGGAGGCCGATGGACTCATCACCCTGCTGACCGACCGGGTAGATGAGGACCTGCTCGCCCAGGCGCCCCACCTGCGAGCCGTCAGCAACGTGGCGGTGGGCCACGACAACATCGACGTGGCGGCCTGCACCGCCCGGCGCATTCCGGTGGGCAACACGCCCGGGGTGCTCACGGAGACGACGGCGGACTTCGCCTTCGCCCTGCTCATGGGGCTGGCGCGGCGGGTGGCCGAGGCAGACGCGTACGTGCGGGCCGGCCACTGGCGCACCTGGGATCCGAGCCTGCTGCTGGGCACGGACCTGCACGGGGCCACGCTGGGACTGGTGGGCCTGGGCGCCATTGGCGTGGCGGTGGCCCGGCGCGCGCGCGGCTTCGGCATGCGAGTGCTGTACGTCAGCCGCCGGGCCCGGCCGGACCTGGAGGCGGCGCTGGGCCTCGTGCGCGTGGACAAGGGGCGGCTGCTGACCGAGTCGGATTTCATCTCGCTGCACGTGCCGCTCAACGAGGGCACCCGGCATTGGCTGGGCCGGGCGGAGTTCGCCGCCATGAAGCCCGGCGCCCTGCTGGTGAACACCTCCCGGGGTCAGGTGGTGGACCAGGCGGCGCTCGTGGACGCGTTGGCGAGCGGGCACCTGGGGGGCGCCGCGCTGGACGTGACGGACCCCGAGCCCCTGCCCCTGGACAGCCCCCTCTTGCGCCTGCCCCGCGTGCTGCTCGCCCCCCACATCGCGAGCGCCAGCCACACCACCCGGGGCCGCATGGCCTCCATGGCGGTGGACAACCTCCTCGCCGCGCTGGAGGGTCGCCGCCCTCCCCACTGCGTCAACCCGGAGCTCTTCGCATGA